Proteins from a genomic interval of Streptomyces sp. NBC_00820:
- a CDS encoding DUF349 domain-containing protein has translation MSSDPWGRVDETGTVYVRTADGEQVVGSWAAGSPEEALAYFERKYEGLVVEIGLLEKRVQTTDLSAKDAQTAIDHLREQVDAHHAVGDLAALRTRLGKLVETVETRREERKVQRAKQSDEARKAKEDLVVEAEQLAQSDQWRVAGERLRALVDTWKGLPRLDRKSDDELWHRFSHARSAFSKRRKAHFAQLDAQREDARKVKERLVAEAEALSGSMDWGPTAARYRELMADWKAAGRAQREHEDDLWNRFRGAQDVFFAARSSVFAERDAEQTENLKLKEELAEEAEKILPVTDLKGARAAFRSVNERWEAIGHVPRDARPKVEGRMHAVERAIQEAEEAEWRRTNPEARARAAGLTGQLQAAVDKLEAQIEQARAQGNNSRADKLARELEGRQALLDQALKGLEEFGG, from the coding sequence GTGAGCAGCGACCCGTGGGGCCGCGTCGACGAGACGGGGACCGTGTACGTGCGTACGGCCGATGGCGAGCAGGTCGTCGGTTCGTGGGCGGCAGGCTCCCCCGAGGAGGCGCTTGCCTACTTCGAACGCAAGTACGAGGGCCTGGTTGTCGAGATCGGCCTCCTCGAGAAGCGCGTGCAGACGACCGATCTGTCGGCGAAGGACGCCCAGACCGCCATCGACCACCTGCGCGAGCAGGTGGACGCGCACCACGCGGTCGGTGACCTGGCCGCGCTGCGGACCCGTCTGGGCAAGCTCGTGGAGACGGTCGAGACCCGGCGCGAGGAGCGCAAGGTCCAGCGGGCCAAGCAGTCCGACGAGGCCCGCAAGGCCAAGGAGGACCTGGTCGTCGAGGCGGAGCAGCTGGCGCAGTCCGACCAGTGGCGGGTGGCCGGTGAGCGGCTGCGGGCGTTGGTGGACACCTGGAAGGGCCTGCCGCGTCTGGACCGCAAGTCCGACGACGAGCTGTGGCACCGGTTCTCGCACGCCCGGTCGGCGTTCTCCAAGCGCCGCAAGGCGCACTTCGCGCAGCTGGACGCGCAGCGCGAGGACGCCCGCAAGGTCAAGGAGCGGCTGGTCGCCGAGGCCGAGGCGCTGTCGGGCTCGATGGACTGGGGTCCGACGGCCGCGCGCTACCGCGAGCTGATGGCGGACTGGAAGGCGGCCGGCCGCGCCCAGCGCGAGCACGAGGACGACCTGTGGAACCGCTTCCGCGGCGCCCAGGACGTGTTCTTCGCCGCGCGCAGCTCGGTGTTCGCCGAGCGGGACGCGGAGCAGACGGAGAACCTGAAGCTGAAGGAGGAGCTGGCCGAGGAGGCCGAGAAGATCCTCCCGGTGACGGACCTCAAGGGCGCCCGGGCCGCTTTCCGCTCGGTCAACGAGCGCTGGGAGGCCATCGGTCACGTCCCGCGGGACGCGCGTCCCAAGGTCGAGGGCCGGATGCACGCGGTCGAGCGGGCCATCCAGGAGGCCGAGGAGGCCGAGTGGCGCCGGACGAACCCGGAGGCACGCGCGCGTGCGGCGGGTCTGACCGGGCAGCTCCAGGCCGCCGTGGACAAGCTGGAGGCGCAGATCGAGCAGGCCCGCGCCCAGGGCAACAACTCCAGGGCCGACAAGCTGGCGCGTGAGCTGGAGGGCCGTCAGGCGCTTCTGGACCAGGCGCTGAAGGGCCTGGAGGAGTTCGGCGGCTGA
- a CDS encoding adenine phosphoribosyltransferase encodes MTDIQELLLSRIRDVADYPEPGVMFKDITPLLADPAAFTALTDTLAEIATSTGSTKVVGLEARGFILGAPVAVRAGLGFIPVRKAGKLPGATLRQAYDLEYGSAEIEVHAEDLVAGDRVLIVDDVLATGGTAEAAIQLIQRAGAEVSGLAVLMELGFLGGRTRLESALNGAPLEALLQV; translated from the coding sequence ATGACAGACATCCAGGAGCTGCTGCTCAGCCGAATCCGTGACGTGGCCGATTATCCGGAGCCGGGTGTGATGTTCAAGGACATCACGCCGCTGCTCGCGGACCCGGCGGCGTTCACGGCACTGACCGACACGCTGGCCGAGATCGCCACCAGCACCGGGTCGACCAAGGTGGTCGGTCTCGAGGCGCGGGGCTTCATCCTCGGTGCGCCGGTCGCCGTCCGCGCGGGGCTCGGGTTCATCCCCGTCCGCAAGGCGGGCAAGCTCCCCGGCGCCACCCTGCGGCAGGCCTACGACCTGGAGTACGGCTCCGCGGAGATCGAGGTCCACGCCGAGGACCTGGTCGCCGGTGACCGGGTGCTGATCGTGGACGACGTGCTCGCGACCGGCGGTACGGCCGAGGCCGCGATCCAGCTGATCCAGCGGGCCGGGGCCGAGGTCTCGGGTCTCGCGGTGCTCATGGAGCTGGGCTTCCTGGGCGGCCGTACGCGCCTGGAGTCCGCGCTGAACGGGGCACCGCTGGAGGCGCTGCTCCAGGTCTGA
- the secF gene encoding protein translocase subunit SecF produces the protein MSKLGNLGARLHRGEISYDFIGKRKIWYGVSILITITAIVGLAVRGLNMGIEFQGGAVFTTPTHMSASVAQAEDFAKSASGHEAVVQKLGNGSLRIQIAGIDTDKSDEIKQTLAKDLSLNPEKLNADLVGPSWGEQIANKAWEGLVIFMVLVVIYLAIAFEWRMAVAALVALIHDITITVGIYALVGFEVTPGTVIGLLTILGYSLYDTVVVFDSLKEQTKDITKQTRFTYSDIANQSINGTLVRSINTTVVALLPVAGLLFIGGGFLGAGTLNDISLSLFVGLAAGAYSSIFIATPLVADLKEREPAMKALRKRVMAKRAQAGAEGDPAEAGSGAGDEYDDAAPAVVGPRNQPATRNRGRGRSTGKRR, from the coding sequence ATGTCGAAACTCGGCAACCTCGGCGCCCGGCTGCACCGCGGCGAGATCAGCTACGACTTCATCGGCAAGCGCAAGATCTGGTACGGCGTCTCGATCCTGATCACCATCACGGCCATCGTCGGCCTGGCGGTGCGCGGCCTGAACATGGGCATCGAGTTCCAGGGCGGTGCCGTCTTCACCACGCCGACGCACATGAGCGCGTCGGTGGCGCAGGCCGAGGACTTCGCCAAGAGTGCCTCCGGCCACGAAGCGGTCGTGCAGAAGCTCGGCAACGGCAGCCTGCGCATCCAGATCGCGGGCATCGACACCGACAAGTCCGACGAGATCAAGCAGACGCTGGCCAAGGACCTGAGCCTCAACCCCGAGAAGCTGAACGCCGACCTGGTCGGCCCCAGCTGGGGTGAGCAGATCGCCAACAAGGCCTGGGAAGGCCTGGTCATCTTCATGGTGCTCGTGGTGATCTACCTGGCGATCGCCTTCGAGTGGCGTATGGCCGTCGCGGCCCTCGTCGCGCTGATCCACGACATCACCATCACGGTCGGCATCTACGCCCTGGTGGGCTTCGAGGTCACGCCCGGTACGGTCATCGGTCTGCTGACGATCCTCGGTTACTCGCTCTACGACACTGTCGTCGTCTTCGACAGTCTCAAGGAGCAGACGAAGGACATCACCAAGCAGACCCGCTTCACCTACAGCGACATCGCCAACCAGTCGATCAACGGCACGCTGGTGCGTTCCATCAACACCACCGTGGTCGCGCTGCTTCCGGTGGCCGGTCTGCTGTTCATCGGCGGCGGCTTCCTCGGCGCCGGCACGCTGAACGACATCTCGCTGTCGCTGTTCGTCGGCCTCGCCGCCGGTGCGTACTCCTCGATCTTCATCGCCACCCCGCTCGTCGCCGACCTCAAGGAGCGCGAGCCGGCGATGAAGGCTCTGCGTAAGCGGGTCATGGCCAAGCGTGCCCAGGCCGGCGCCGAGGGCGACCCCGCCGAGGCGGGGTCCGGCGCCGGTGACGAGTACGATGACGCAGCGCCCGCCGTGGTGGGCCCGCGTAACCAGCCCGCGACCCGCAACCGGGGCCGCGGCCGATCCACCGGAAAGCGTCGATGA
- a CDS encoding peptidylprolyl isomerase, with amino-acid sequence MVSQEQRRRQLAREKFLRQQQRRTSARRKARMRNSVIASVLGVVVIGSLALYTTGVLKGDDKKANASADVTPSASSASKAPDPCHKPAAGSVKKLSWKKEPAMSIDTSAKYTMKLATTCGEIDVAMKPAAAPHTVNSFDFLAGKGYFDHTKCHRLTTNNIYVLQCGDPTATGSGDPGYKLPDENLKDKSLKGNTYPTGTVAMANAGPNTGGSQFFLVYKDSPLPPNYAPFGTMDAAGLKVLGKIAAAGENTGGGDGAPNATVVIDKATVTKS; translated from the coding sequence GTGGTCAGCCAGGAGCAGCGGCGGCGTCAGCTCGCCCGGGAGAAGTTCTTGCGGCAGCAGCAGCGGCGCACCAGCGCGCGGCGCAAGGCACGGATGCGCAACTCCGTGATCGCGTCGGTCCTCGGCGTGGTCGTGATCGGCAGCCTCGCGCTGTACACGACCGGGGTGCTGAAGGGCGACGACAAGAAGGCGAACGCGAGCGCCGACGTGACGCCGAGCGCGTCGTCGGCGAGCAAGGCGCCGGACCCGTGCCACAAGCCGGCCGCGGGCTCGGTGAAGAAGCTGAGCTGGAAGAAGGAGCCGGCGATGTCGATCGACACGTCGGCGAAGTACACGATGAAGCTCGCCACGACGTGCGGCGAGATCGACGTCGCGATGAAGCCGGCGGCGGCCCCGCACACCGTGAACTCGTTCGACTTCCTGGCGGGCAAGGGCTACTTCGACCACACCAAGTGCCACCGCCTGACGACGAACAACATCTACGTGCTGCAGTGCGGTGACCCGACGGCCACCGGCAGCGGCGACCCGGGCTACAAGCTCCCGGACGAGAACCTGAAGGACAAGAGCCTGAAGGGGAACACGTACCCGACCGGCACGGTGGCGATGGCCAACGCCGGCCCGAACACCGGCGGCAGCCAGTTCTTCCTCGTGTACAAGGACAGCCCGCTGCCGCCCAACTACGCGCCGTTCGGCACGATGGACGCGGCGGGTCTGAAGGTGCTGGGCAAGATCGCCGCAGCGGGCGAGAACACGGGTGGGGGCGACGGCGCCCCGAACGCGACAGTCGTGATCGACAAGGCGACGGTCACGAAGTCCTGA
- a CDS encoding RelA/SpoT family protein: MPDEAQPLTAAKPESASAPAVKPAPNASDAKNDSRGTVEHAQSAPVEKTADAARPKPAAPVRPAAGQPRSGSSNRVRARLARLGVQRANPYNPVLEPLLRIVRSNDPKIETSTLRQIEKAYQVAERWHRGQKRKSGDPYITHPLAVTTILAELGMDPATLMAGLLHDTVEDTDYGLDDLRREFGDVVALLVDGVTKLDKVKFGEAAQAETVRKMVVAMAKDPRVLVIKLADRLHNMRTMRYLKREKQEKKARETLEIYAPLAHRLGMNTIKWELEDLAFAILYPKMYDEIVRLVAERAPKRDEYLAIVTDEVQADLRAARIKATVTGRPKHYYSVYQKMIVRGRDFAEIYDLVGIRVLVDTVRDCYAALGTIHARWNPVPGRFKDYIAMPKFNMYQSLHTTVIGPNGKPVELQIRTFDMHRRAEYGIAAHWKYKQEAVAGASKIRTDVPKGLGKDKDAVNDMAWLRQLLDWQKETEDPSEFLESLRFDLSRNEVFVFTPKGDVIALPAGATPVDFAYAVHTEVGHRTIGARVNGRLVPLESTLDNGDLVEVFTSKADSAGPSRDWLGFVKSPRARNKIRAWFSKERRDEAIEQGKDAIVRAMRKQNLPIQRILTGDSLVTLAHEMRYPDISALYAAIGEGHVSAPNVVQKLVQALGGEEAATEEIDESVPPSRGRGRKRRSSSDPGVVVKGVDDVWVKLARCCTPVPGDPIIGFVTRGSGVSVHRSDCVNVDSLSREPERILDVEWAPTQSSVFLVAIQVEALDRSRLLSDVTRVLSDQHVNILSAAVQTSRDRVATSRFTFEMGDPKHLGHVLKAVRGVEGVYDVYRVTSARNRS; encoded by the coding sequence TTGCCAGACGAGGCCCAGCCACTGACCGCCGCAAAGCCCGAGTCCGCCTCGGCACCCGCGGTGAAGCCCGCGCCCAACGCGTCCGACGCGAAGAACGACAGCCGCGGGACGGTCGAGCACGCCCAGTCCGCGCCCGTCGAGAAGACCGCGGACGCCGCGCGCCCCAAGCCCGCCGCACCCGTGCGCCCTGCCGCGGGCCAGCCCCGCTCCGGCTCCTCCAACCGCGTCCGCGCCCGCCTGGCCCGTCTCGGCGTACAGCGCGCGAACCCGTACAACCCGGTGCTCGAACCGCTGCTGCGCATAGTGCGCAGCAACGACCCGAAGATCGAGACCTCCACCCTCCGGCAGATCGAGAAGGCGTACCAGGTCGCCGAGCGCTGGCACCGCGGCCAGAAGCGCAAGAGCGGCGACCCGTACATCACCCACCCGCTCGCGGTGACCACCATCCTCGCCGAGCTCGGCATGGACCCGGCCACCCTCATGGCCGGCCTGCTGCACGACACGGTCGAGGACACCGACTACGGCCTGGACGATCTGCGCCGGGAGTTCGGCGACGTCGTCGCCCTCCTCGTCGACGGCGTCACCAAGCTGGACAAGGTCAAGTTCGGCGAGGCCGCGCAGGCCGAGACCGTGCGCAAGATGGTCGTCGCCATGGCCAAGGACCCGCGCGTCCTGGTCATCAAGCTCGCCGACCGCCTGCACAACATGCGCACCATGCGCTACCTCAAGCGCGAGAAGCAGGAGAAGAAGGCGCGCGAGACCCTCGAGATCTACGCGCCGCTCGCCCACCGCCTGGGCATGAACACCATCAAGTGGGAGCTGGAGGACCTCGCCTTCGCGATCCTCTACCCCAAGATGTACGACGAGATCGTGCGTCTGGTGGCCGAGCGGGCGCCGAAGCGCGACGAGTACCTGGCCATAGTGACCGACGAGGTCCAGGCCGACCTGCGCGCCGCCCGCATCAAGGCGACCGTCACCGGCCGGCCGAAGCACTACTACAGCGTCTACCAGAAGATGATCGTCCGCGGCCGTGACTTCGCGGAGATCTACGACCTGGTCGGCATCCGGGTCCTGGTCGACACGGTCCGCGACTGCTACGCCGCCCTCGGCACGATCCACGCGCGATGGAACCCGGTCCCCGGCCGGTTCAAGGACTACATCGCGATGCCGAAGTTCAACATGTACCAGTCGCTGCACACGACGGTCATCGGACCCAACGGCAAGCCCGTCGAGCTGCAGATCCGCACCTTCGACATGCACCGGCGCGCCGAGTACGGCATCGCCGCGCACTGGAAGTACAAGCAGGAAGCCGTCGCCGGCGCCTCCAAGATCCGCACCGACGTCCCCAAGGGCCTGGGCAAGGACAAGGACGCCGTCAACGACATGGCGTGGCTCAGGCAGCTGCTGGACTGGCAGAAGGAGACCGAGGACCCCAGCGAGTTCCTGGAGTCCCTGCGCTTCGACCTGTCCCGCAACGAGGTCTTCGTCTTCACGCCGAAGGGCGACGTCATAGCGCTCCCGGCCGGGGCCACCCCGGTCGACTTCGCCTACGCGGTCCACACCGAGGTCGGCCACCGCACCATAGGAGCGCGGGTCAACGGCCGTCTCGTCCCGCTCGAGTCCACCCTGGACAACGGCGACCTGGTGGAGGTCTTCACCTCCAAGGCGGACAGCGCCGGCCCCTCCCGCGACTGGCTCGGCTTCGTCAAGTCGCCGCGGGCCCGCAACAAGATCCGGGCCTGGTTCTCCAAGGAGCGCCGCGACGAGGCGATCGAGCAGGGCAAGGACGCCATCGTCCGCGCCATGCGCAAGCAGAACCTGCCCATCCAGCGCATCCTCACCGGCGACTCCCTCGTCACGCTCGCGCACGAGATGCGCTACCCCGACATCTCCGCGCTGTACGCGGCGATCGGCGAGGGCCACGTCTCCGCGCCGAACGTCGTACAGAAGCTCGTGCAGGCCCTCGGCGGCGAGGAGGCCGCGACCGAGGAGATCGACGAGAGCGTCCCGCCGTCGCGCGGCCGCGGCCGCAAGCGCCGTTCCAGCTCCGACCCCGGCGTCGTGGTCAAGGGCGTCGACGACGTGTGGGTCAAGCTGGCCCGCTGCTGTACGCCCGTGCCCGGCGACCCGATCATCGGCTTCGTCACGCGGGGCAGCGGCGTATCGGTTCACCGCAGTGACTGCGTCAACGTGGACTCGCTGTCCCGCGAGCCGGAGCGCATCCTCGACGTCGAGTGGGCGCCCACCCAGTCCTCGGTCTTCCTGGTCGCCATCCAGGTGGAGGCCCTGGACCGCTCCCGCCTGCTGTCGGACGTCACCCGCGTGCTGTCCGACCAGCACGTCAACATCCTCTCCGCGGCCGTACAGACCTCCCGCGACCGCGTCGCCACCTCCCGCTTCACCTTCGAGATGGGCGACCCCAAGCACCTCGGCCACGTCCTGAAGGCCGTACGGGGTGTGGAGGGCGTCTACGACGTCTACCGCGTGACCTCGGCGCGCAACCGGTCGTAG